A genomic window from Hyla sarda isolate aHylSar1 chromosome 10, aHylSar1.hap1, whole genome shotgun sequence includes:
- the LOC130293963 gene encoding toll-like receptor 13 isoform X2, translating into MNNYCIVKQIIFLLILIQIAPPLSAFGYAKCFLAFENPQYANCIGQRVVNLIKAVQHLPNTTQWLNVSQNEIVVVEQNTFFHLPNLLQLQLNRNRIQTVQSGAFQNLKNLLFLDLSYNSIESLDNWDMNDLTELRILKIGQNKIRTIQSTSLTVLYHLQELDLSFNNITKLTNVAEAVNNLAEISTLNLSSNFLASLSTAQTFISMHSLNILDLSNNTINVFDLSYLYMPNLTSLKVIQNNMSAINVSSFSNVPELTKIMFDENPLNISSLLGIHLPNLRELHWSSMRPALDDYLSIPCQVFQSLPKLQVLYIMHSKISHQNIRKIGECTNLTSLVLSTTALKTLTIGDFQNFTKIQVLYLNKCKIVEIQKSAWFGLKTLNTLILERNMLKHLKDKLFSSLNGLQYLDLSKNYLTLLNNKAFIGLPYLKTLILRGCKIAAINAYDFTYLYKLKFLDLQDNSISKIKLKAFYNLRKLETLLLSGNQIQSIRSNSLGDLKSLKMLALDKNRIYKISDVTFKSFHTLISLNISRNEMSFNKKETQSPFKNLKNLESLDMSYQTQRYKDAVSETLYEGLCSLKKLYVGGISSSFFKDVSFSHLLNLTDFDMSGTFHGADMNSLLELIRKCSQVRYLHLDSNQITNLPEDTFVKFTSLENLSLKYNKLRNISKNLVKPLSNLRNLDLYMNPLLCSCDNYWFQNWSEVNTQVQIPFLQSYSCFGQVAHEIKFLEWDSGFCGNDISILFFIATFVLTLLFLVTTLVVVKLKWSILYFYHMVKVWLQWRIQREKRLFMYDAYISYCSDDEDWVIKELLFNLEREGQRKYKLCFKPRDFMPGSYHIDNIQDAIHNSRKTLCVVSRGYLESQWCKIEAEIACSRVFYEKEDVLLVVFLEEIPDFSLCIKICIK; encoded by the coding sequence ATGAATAACTATTGCATAGTGAAACAAATAATCTTCCTATTAATATTAATACAGATTGCACCTCCATTATCTGCCTTCGGATATGCAAAATGTTTTTTGGCCTTTGAGAACCCACAATATGCAAACTGCATAGGACAAAGGGTTGTAAATTTGATCAAAGCTGTTCAACATCTCCCCAATACAACACAATGGCTAAATGTATCACAAAATGAAATAGTTGTTGTAGAACAAAATACTTTTTTCCATTTGcccaatcttctacagcttcAGTTAAACAGAAACCGAATCCAAACAGTTCAGTCAGGGGCATTCCAGAATTTAAAGAATCTTCTTTTTCTGGACCTAAGTTACAATTCCATAGAAAGTTTGGACAATTGGGACATGAATGATTTGACAGAACTGAGGATTCTCAAAATTGGTCAAAACAAGATAAGAACAATACAAAGCACGAGTTTGACAGTGTTGTATCATTTACAAGAACTTGACTTGTCTTTTAATAATATTACTAAACTAACAAATGTAGCAGAAGCTGTAAACAATTTAGCTGAGATCTCCACACTGAACCTGAGCTCGAATTTTTTGGCCAGTTTATCTACGGCTCAGACATTCATATCAATGCACTCATTAAACATTTTAGATTTAAGCAATAATACAATTAATGTATTTGACCTCAGTTATTTGTATATGCCCAATCTGACTTCTCTGAAGGTCATACAAAATAATATGAGTGCTATCAATGTTAGCTCCTTTTCAAATGTACCAGAGTTAACTAAAATAATGTTTGATGAAAACCCATTGAACATTTCTTCCCTTCTGGGAATCCATCTACCTAATCTGAGGGAACTGCACTGGTCCAGCATGAGACCCGCACTTGATGATTACTTGTCGATTCCATGTCAGGTTTTCCAGTCTTTACCAAAATTACAGGTATTGTACATAATGCACTCAAAGATTTCACATCAAAACATTCGGAAAATTGGCGAGTGCACCAATCTAACATCACTTGTTCTTTCAACAACTGCTCTTAAGACACTGACAATTGGAGACTTTCAGAACTTTACAAAGATTCAGGTTCTGTATCTTAACAAGTGTAAAATAGTTGAAATTCAGAAAAGCGCATGGTTTGGTCTTAAAACTCTCAATACCTTGATCCTAGAGAGAAACATGCTtaaacatttaaaagacaaattaTTTAGTTCTCTAAATGGTCTTCAATACTTGGACCTCTCAAAAAATTATTTGACGCTTCTTAATAATAAAGCATTTATTGGCTTACCCTATCTTAAAACCCTTATTCTGAGAGGATGCAAAATAGCGGCCATTAATGCTTATGACTTCACCTATTTATATAAACTAAAGTTTCTAGACCTCCAGGATAACAGCATATCAAAAATTAAGCTTAAGGCTTTTTACAATCTCCGCAAACTTGAAACGCTTTTATTGTCAGGAAACCAAATACAGTCAATACGGAGTAACAGTCTTGGGGACCTTAAATCATTGAAAATGCTTGCATTAGATAAGAATAGAATTTATAAAATTTCAGATGTCACTTTTAAATCTTTCCACACTCTCATCAGTCTTAATATCAGTCGAAATGAGATGAGTTTCAATAAAAAAGAAACTCAAAGTCCCTTTAAGAATCTCAAGAATCTTGAATCCTTAGATATGAGCTACCAAACCCAGCGCTATAAAGATGCTGTTTCAGAAACACTTTATGAAGGCCTGTGTTCCCTTAAAAAGCTGTATGTTGGAGGTATTTCAAGTTCCTTTTTCAAAGATGTATCTTTTTCACATTTGCTGAATTTGACAGACTTTGATATGTCTGGGACCTTCCATGGAGCCGATATGAATTCCCTGTTGGAATTAATCAGAAAATGTAGTCAAGTGAGATATCTTCACCTTGACTCCAACCAAATCACAAATCTCCCTGAAGATACGTTTGTGAAGTTTACCTCGCTGGAAAACCTTTCTCTGAAATACAACAAACTTAGAAACATTAGTAAAAATCTGGTAAAACCTTTGTCTAATTTAAGGAATTTGGATCTGTATATGAATCCTCTCTTATGTTCTTGTGACAATTACTGGTTCCAGAACTGGTCTGAAGTGAACACTCAGGTGCAGATACCATTTTTACAATCATACAGTTGTTTTGGTCAAGTAGCCCATGAAATTAAATTCCTCGAATGGGATTCAGGTTTTTGTGGGAATGAcatatctattttatttttcattgctACATTTGTTTTAACATTACTGTTCTTGGTTACAACTCTTGTCGTGGTTAAACTAAAGTGGTCCATACTTTACTTCTACCACATGGTAAAAGTTTGGCTTCAATGGAGAATACAAAGGGAAAAAAGACTCTTCATGTATGATGCATATATCTCCTACTGCTCAGATGACGAAGACTGGGTCATTAAAGAACTATTGTTCAATTTGGAAAGAGAAGGACAACGCAAGTATAAGCTTTGCTTCAAACCACGGGATTTCATGCCAGGATCCTACCATATTGATAATATCCAGGATGCCATTCACAACAGTCGCAAGACTCTGTGTGTAGTCAGTAGAGGCTATTTGGAAAGCCAGTGGTGCAAAATCGAAGCTGAGATTGCATGTTCAAGAGTCTTTTATGAAAAGGAGGATGTATTGCTCGTggtatttttggaagaaataccAGACTTCAG
- the LOC130293963 gene encoding toll-like receptor 13 isoform X1: protein MNNYCIVKQIIFLLILIQIAPPLSAFGYAKCFLAFENPQYANCIGQRVVNLIKAVQHLPNTTQWLNVSQNEIVVVEQNTFFHLPNLLQLQLNRNRIQTVQSGAFQNLKNLLFLDLSYNSIESLDNWDMNDLTELRILKIGQNKIRTIQSTSLTVLYHLQELDLSFNNITKLTNVAEAVNNLAEISTLNLSSNFLASLSTAQTFISMHSLNILDLSNNTINVFDLSYLYMPNLTSLKVIQNNMSAINVSSFSNVPELTKIMFDENPLNISSLLGIHLPNLRELHWSSMRPALDDYLSIPCQVFQSLPKLQVLYIMHSKISHQNIRKIGECTNLTSLVLSTTALKTLTIGDFQNFTKIQVLYLNKCKIVEIQKSAWFGLKTLNTLILERNMLKHLKDKLFSSLNGLQYLDLSKNYLTLLNNKAFIGLPYLKTLILRGCKIAAINAYDFTYLYKLKFLDLQDNSISKIKLKAFYNLRKLETLLLSGNQIQSIRSNSLGDLKSLKMLALDKNRIYKISDVTFKSFHTLISLNISRNEMSFNKKETQSPFKNLKNLESLDMSYQTQRYKDAVSETLYEGLCSLKKLYVGGISSSFFKDVSFSHLLNLTDFDMSGTFHGADMNSLLELIRKCSQVRYLHLDSNQITNLPEDTFVKFTSLENLSLKYNKLRNISKNLVKPLSNLRNLDLYMNPLLCSCDNYWFQNWSEVNTQVQIPFLQSYSCFGQVAHEIKFLEWDSGFCGNDISILFFIATFVLTLLFLVTTLVVVKLKWSILYFYHMVKVWLQWRIQREKRLFMYDAYISYCSDDEDWVIKELLFNLEREGQRKYKLCFKPRDFMPGSYHIDNIQDAIHNSRKTLCVVSRGYLESQWCKIEAEIACSRVFYEKEDVLLVVFLEEIPDFRLSAYHKLRKLIKQNTYINWPEDPEGNEFFWFKLRKALDSGAYEEDTVQLAVAQ from the coding sequence ATGAATAACTATTGCATAGTGAAACAAATAATCTTCCTATTAATATTAATACAGATTGCACCTCCATTATCTGCCTTCGGATATGCAAAATGTTTTTTGGCCTTTGAGAACCCACAATATGCAAACTGCATAGGACAAAGGGTTGTAAATTTGATCAAAGCTGTTCAACATCTCCCCAATACAACACAATGGCTAAATGTATCACAAAATGAAATAGTTGTTGTAGAACAAAATACTTTTTTCCATTTGcccaatcttctacagcttcAGTTAAACAGAAACCGAATCCAAACAGTTCAGTCAGGGGCATTCCAGAATTTAAAGAATCTTCTTTTTCTGGACCTAAGTTACAATTCCATAGAAAGTTTGGACAATTGGGACATGAATGATTTGACAGAACTGAGGATTCTCAAAATTGGTCAAAACAAGATAAGAACAATACAAAGCACGAGTTTGACAGTGTTGTATCATTTACAAGAACTTGACTTGTCTTTTAATAATATTACTAAACTAACAAATGTAGCAGAAGCTGTAAACAATTTAGCTGAGATCTCCACACTGAACCTGAGCTCGAATTTTTTGGCCAGTTTATCTACGGCTCAGACATTCATATCAATGCACTCATTAAACATTTTAGATTTAAGCAATAATACAATTAATGTATTTGACCTCAGTTATTTGTATATGCCCAATCTGACTTCTCTGAAGGTCATACAAAATAATATGAGTGCTATCAATGTTAGCTCCTTTTCAAATGTACCAGAGTTAACTAAAATAATGTTTGATGAAAACCCATTGAACATTTCTTCCCTTCTGGGAATCCATCTACCTAATCTGAGGGAACTGCACTGGTCCAGCATGAGACCCGCACTTGATGATTACTTGTCGATTCCATGTCAGGTTTTCCAGTCTTTACCAAAATTACAGGTATTGTACATAATGCACTCAAAGATTTCACATCAAAACATTCGGAAAATTGGCGAGTGCACCAATCTAACATCACTTGTTCTTTCAACAACTGCTCTTAAGACACTGACAATTGGAGACTTTCAGAACTTTACAAAGATTCAGGTTCTGTATCTTAACAAGTGTAAAATAGTTGAAATTCAGAAAAGCGCATGGTTTGGTCTTAAAACTCTCAATACCTTGATCCTAGAGAGAAACATGCTtaaacatttaaaagacaaattaTTTAGTTCTCTAAATGGTCTTCAATACTTGGACCTCTCAAAAAATTATTTGACGCTTCTTAATAATAAAGCATTTATTGGCTTACCCTATCTTAAAACCCTTATTCTGAGAGGATGCAAAATAGCGGCCATTAATGCTTATGACTTCACCTATTTATATAAACTAAAGTTTCTAGACCTCCAGGATAACAGCATATCAAAAATTAAGCTTAAGGCTTTTTACAATCTCCGCAAACTTGAAACGCTTTTATTGTCAGGAAACCAAATACAGTCAATACGGAGTAACAGTCTTGGGGACCTTAAATCATTGAAAATGCTTGCATTAGATAAGAATAGAATTTATAAAATTTCAGATGTCACTTTTAAATCTTTCCACACTCTCATCAGTCTTAATATCAGTCGAAATGAGATGAGTTTCAATAAAAAAGAAACTCAAAGTCCCTTTAAGAATCTCAAGAATCTTGAATCCTTAGATATGAGCTACCAAACCCAGCGCTATAAAGATGCTGTTTCAGAAACACTTTATGAAGGCCTGTGTTCCCTTAAAAAGCTGTATGTTGGAGGTATTTCAAGTTCCTTTTTCAAAGATGTATCTTTTTCACATTTGCTGAATTTGACAGACTTTGATATGTCTGGGACCTTCCATGGAGCCGATATGAATTCCCTGTTGGAATTAATCAGAAAATGTAGTCAAGTGAGATATCTTCACCTTGACTCCAACCAAATCACAAATCTCCCTGAAGATACGTTTGTGAAGTTTACCTCGCTGGAAAACCTTTCTCTGAAATACAACAAACTTAGAAACATTAGTAAAAATCTGGTAAAACCTTTGTCTAATTTAAGGAATTTGGATCTGTATATGAATCCTCTCTTATGTTCTTGTGACAATTACTGGTTCCAGAACTGGTCTGAAGTGAACACTCAGGTGCAGATACCATTTTTACAATCATACAGTTGTTTTGGTCAAGTAGCCCATGAAATTAAATTCCTCGAATGGGATTCAGGTTTTTGTGGGAATGAcatatctattttatttttcattgctACATTTGTTTTAACATTACTGTTCTTGGTTACAACTCTTGTCGTGGTTAAACTAAAGTGGTCCATACTTTACTTCTACCACATGGTAAAAGTTTGGCTTCAATGGAGAATACAAAGGGAAAAAAGACTCTTCATGTATGATGCATATATCTCCTACTGCTCAGATGACGAAGACTGGGTCATTAAAGAACTATTGTTCAATTTGGAAAGAGAAGGACAACGCAAGTATAAGCTTTGCTTCAAACCACGGGATTTCATGCCAGGATCCTACCATATTGATAATATCCAGGATGCCATTCACAACAGTCGCAAGACTCTGTGTGTAGTCAGTAGAGGCTATTTGGAAAGCCAGTGGTGCAAAATCGAAGCTGAGATTGCATGTTCAAGAGTCTTTTATGAAAAGGAGGATGTATTGCTCGTggtatttttggaagaaataccAGACTTCAG